One Aegilops tauschii subsp. strangulata cultivar AL8/78 chromosome 7, Aet v6.0, whole genome shotgun sequence genomic window carries:
- the LOC141026660 gene encoding uncharacterized protein — protein MSTLQGWADLPNDLLYSVVARLGSFPDLLAFAATCPSWRASISSYPSKSTLLPPLLLQPGVPACSSRPRPRPLSNNLVLRRSCHVTDLANKDTYMCCQIPQFACFCDSKSPSGPLDEFFLGSVSYGHLVLANRQQSCLLVDVFTGVSVSAPQLPVNGRILLNYAALTAPLSSPNSYLLVNVGRHNFFSRDGSDSWLRRSPRNGTFKKLVVFKDQVFGMDHDRMLYIVHLEPRIRIQKIAVHLDGSMANKWHLKQPWLAACGDMLLMVGCQKHSPSTGDAFEAFRLDVSTEPARWVKVEKLENWAIFISIDKRIQPLCCMNPETWGGRCNCIYCCNRKEWVAFELGQPPQGDASNPKVYIHINCGSMMQPTWVVPSMFYSCP, from the coding sequence ATGTCTACGCTTCAAGGTTGGGCAGACCTCCCAAATGACTTGCTGTACTCTGTTGTTGCTCGGTTGGGATCCTTCCCCGATCTTCTTGCTTTCGCTGCAACCTGCCCGTCTTGGCGTGCTTCCATTTCCTCATATCCCTCCAAATCGACATTGTTGCCACCTCTTCTCCTCCAACCTGGCGTCCCTGCATGCTCttctcgccctcgccctcgcccatTGAGCAACAACCTTGTACTTAGACGCTCATGCCATGTTACTGATCTTGCCAACAAAGACACCTACATGTGCTGTCAGATTCCCCAATTTGCTTGTTTTTGTGACAGCAAATCCCCATCGGGTCCGCTGGATGAATTTTTTTTGGGGAGTGTGTCCTATGGCCATCTCGTCTTGGCCAACCGACAACAATCATGTCTTCTGGTTGATGTCTTCACAGGTGTTAGTGTCTCAGCTCCGCAGCTACCCGTCAACGGACGCATCCTCCTCAACTATGCTGCCCTCACGGCTCCTCTTTCGTCACCCAACTCATATCTCCTTGTCAATGTTGGGCGCCACAATTTCTTTTCGCGTGATGGTAGCGATTCTTGGTTGAGACGTTCTCCTCGCAATGGGACATTTAAGAAGCTCGTGGTCTTCAAAGACCAGGTCTTTGGCATGGATCATGATCGCATGCTCTATATCGTGCACTTGGAACCCCGGATACGCATACAGAAAATAGCAGTTCAtctggatggaagcatggccaaCAAATGGCATCTTAAGCAACCGTGGCTTGCCGCATGTGGTGACATGCTTCTCATGGTCGGTTGTCAGAAACATTCTCCATCAACAGGGGACGCTTTTGAAGCTTTCCGACTGGACGTATCGACTGAACCTGCAAGGTGGGTAAAGGTGGAGAAGCTAGAAAACTGGGCGATCTTCATCAGTATCGACAAGAGAATCCAGCCCTTGTGTTGCATGAACCCAGAGACATGGGGAGGGAGATGCAACTGTATATACTGCTGTAATAGGAAAGAGTGGGTCGCATTTGAGTTGGGCCAGCCGCCGCAGGGAGATGCCTCCAATCCAAAAGTTTATATTCACATAAACTGTGGCAGTATGATGCAACCTACATGGGTTGTGCCCAGTATGTTCTATTCGTGTCCGTGA
- the LOC109757624 gene encoding avenin-like a1 yields the protein MKTLFILALLTLAGTNAVAQLDTTCNQGSEQCQQQQQPWQQWQQQMDPCVQFLRHQCSTVTLPFVQSRMWQLNSCHIMRHQCCQQLAQIPEQFRCHAIHNVAQAIMQPQPQQQWQGMYQPQQQAPLEIMMMSLQILPSMCSVYVPAYCQV from the coding sequence ATGAAGACCTTGTTCATCCTCGCTCTCCTCACCCTCGCGGGGACCAACGCTGTTGCGCAGTTGGACACTACCTGTAACCAGGGCTCCGAGCAAtgtcagcagcagcaacaaccatGGCAACAATGGCAGCAGCAGATGGACCCATGTGTGCAATTCCTGCGGCACCAATGCAGCACAGTGACACTGCCATTTGTGCAGTCGCGTATGTGGCAACTTAACAGTTGCCATATAATGCGACACCAGTGCTGCCAGCAGCTAGCGCAGATCCCAGAACAGTTCAGGTGCCATGCTATCCACAACGTGGCTCAAGCCATCATGCAGCCGCAGCCCCAACAGCAGTGGCAGGGCATGTACCAGCCCCAGCAACAAGCTCCGCTTGAGATCATGATGATGTCGCTTCAGATCTTGCCGTCGATGTGCAGCGTGTACGTCCCGGCATACTGCCAGGTGTAG
- the LOC109757623 gene encoding uncharacterized protein, with translation MHFAGTSYGQLICGRAGYCLVVDVFSGAVVSPPRLPFSGDFEFGREFYFSGTLTAPIASPNSHLLVSTAISLFDWPVGSNSWSELQLSDESIEQIVEFNGQFIAMDDCYKIYALQLSPQLGLQEITTEWVGHLSPSSYTKPWLVVCGDMLLMVSCFWTVSSGSSVSPGPASCSPFGCIQACSTLMRSDHRAHPRACCSTSS, from the coding sequence ATGCATTTTGCTGGCACTTCCTATGGTCAACTAATTTGCGGCCGTGCTGGATATTGTCTTGTTGTTGATGTGTTCAGTGGTGCCGTGGTTTCTCCCCCACGTCTCCCATTCAGCGGTGATTTTGAGTTTGGGAGGGAGTTCTACTTCAGTGGCACTTTGACGGCTCCCATTGCATCACCCAACTCACACCTCCTTGTCAGTACTGCAATATCCCTGTTTGATTGGCCGGTCGGAAGTAACTCTTGGTCTGAACTCCAGCTTTCTGATGAATCGATAGAACAGATTGTGGAATTCAATGGTCAGTTCATCGCCATGGATGATTGTTATAAGATCTACGCCTTGCAGCTGTCCCCCCAGCTTGGTCTGCAGGAGATAACAACTGAGTGGGTCGGTCACCTGTCCCCAAGCTCGTACACGAAACCATGGCTAGTGGTCTGCGGCGATATGCTTCTCATGGTTTCCTGTTTCTGGACAGTGAGCTCAGGCAGCTCAGTGAGCCCCGGGCCGGCAAGCTGCAGCCCCTTTGGGTGTATCCAAGCATGTTCTACACTGATGCGCAGTGACCACCGTGCGCATCCACGGGCTTGCTGCTCCACAAGCTCCTGA